In Rubrivirga marina, the following are encoded in one genomic region:
- a CDS encoding putative quinol monooxygenase has translation MLLRTVRMTFDPAVVDDFLDLFSRVRPKIAGVPGCQHLELWRDARFPNVLTTFSRWDDDAALQAYRQSDLFRKTWALTVPFFAAAPVAHSQYAVD, from the coding sequence ATGCTCCTCCGCACCGTCCGCATGACGTTCGACCCGGCCGTCGTCGACGACTTCCTCGACCTGTTCTCCCGGGTCCGCCCGAAGATCGCGGGGGTGCCGGGGTGCCAGCACCTCGAGCTCTGGCGCGACGCCCGCTTCCCGAACGTCCTCACGACGTTCAGCCGCTGGGACGACGACGCGGCACTCCAGGCCTACCGCCAGTCGGACCTGTTCCGCAAGACGTGGGCCCTGACGGTCCCGTTCTTCGCGGCAGCGCCGGTCGCGCACAGCCAGTACGCAGTGGACTGA
- the glp gene encoding gephyrin-like molybdotransferase Glp, which translates to MDTFVTVEHARRAVLDAARPMPEETVALRSAVGRTLAAPVVARGAQPPFDTSAMDGFAVRRADLGDGTGELPVAATIHAGEVPSPLPPGTAVAIMTGAPVPAGADAVVPVERATRTGDTVRFHGLPEAAAHIRHAGEWLSNGAQVLSAGSLVTPGVLGLLASVGAATVEVRRKPRVAVIATGDELVDATGTPGPGQIRDSNGPGLAAQVEAAGGDVSGPHWGRDTAEDLARVLDATAEADVLVFAGGVSMGERDLVREALDARGAEWAFWKVRQRPGKPLAFGTLDGRPVVGLPGNPVSAAVCFEVYVRPLLLAGLGRPTDRVTEPATLDAPIATPAGLHTFARVAVRRDPDGRLCASPAGAQGSHVALSLAFSDGLAHLPADWDDAPAGAVVAFERWAWW; encoded by the coding sequence ATGGACACGTTCGTCACCGTCGAGCACGCCCGGCGCGCCGTCCTTGACGCGGCGCGGCCGATGCCGGAGGAAACCGTTGCCCTGCGCAGCGCCGTCGGGCGGACGCTGGCGGCACCGGTCGTCGCCCGAGGCGCTCAGCCGCCGTTCGACACCTCGGCCATGGACGGATTTGCCGTCCGCCGGGCGGACCTCGGCGATGGCACCGGGGAGCTCCCGGTCGCCGCGACGATCCACGCGGGCGAGGTGCCCTCCCCCCTGCCGCCCGGGACCGCCGTCGCCATCATGACCGGCGCCCCCGTTCCGGCCGGCGCCGACGCCGTGGTCCCGGTCGAGCGGGCGACGCGCACCGGCGACACGGTCCGGTTCCACGGGCTCCCCGAGGCCGCCGCCCACATCCGCCACGCGGGCGAGTGGCTCTCCAACGGCGCGCAGGTTCTCAGCGCGGGCTCCCTCGTGACGCCCGGAGTGCTCGGCCTGCTCGCCTCGGTCGGCGCCGCGACCGTCGAGGTCCGCCGCAAGCCGCGCGTCGCGGTGATCGCGACCGGCGACGAGTTGGTGGACGCGACGGGGACGCCCGGCCCCGGGCAGATCCGCGACTCCAACGGCCCCGGGCTGGCCGCGCAGGTCGAGGCCGCGGGCGGCGACGTCAGCGGCCCGCACTGGGGGCGCGACACGGCCGAGGACCTCGCCCGGGTCCTCGATGCCACCGCCGAGGCGGACGTTCTCGTGTTCGCCGGCGGCGTGTCGATGGGCGAGCGGGACCTCGTCCGTGAGGCTCTCGACGCGCGCGGCGCCGAGTGGGCGTTCTGGAAGGTCCGCCAGCGGCCCGGCAAGCCGCTCGCGTTCGGGACGCTCGACGGACGGCCCGTTGTCGGGCTGCCCGGCAACCCCGTGAGCGCGGCCGTGTGCTTCGAGGTCTACGTCCGGCCGCTCCTCCTGGCCGGCCTCGGGCGGCCGACGGATCGGGTCACGGAGCCGGCCACCCTCGACGCGCCGATCGCCACGCCGGCCGGGCTCCACACGTTCGCCCGCGTCGCCGTCCGGCGTGACCCCGACGGCCGCCTCTGCGCCTCCCCCGCCGGCGCCCAGGGCTCCCACGTCGCCCTCTCCCTCGCGTTCTCCGACGGCCTCGCCCACCTCCCCGCCGACTGGGACGACGCCCCGGCCGGCGCCGTCGTCGCCTTCGAGCGCTGGGCGTGGTGGTGA
- a CDS encoding SCP2 sterol-binding domain-containing protein, with translation MARYADFDEVLASYPDRFNSAKAQSMDDRVYMNLTGDNARDVTLYVHHGELDILDGEVPEDPTLKLTAKTEDWVAIENGELNPMMAMMQGKVKMKGSVPFATKFMGLFGYGG, from the coding sequence ATGGCCCGCTACGCCGACTTCGACGAGGTCCTCGCCTCCTACCCCGACCGCTTCAACAGCGCCAAGGCCCAGTCCATGGACGACCGGGTCTACATGAACCTGACCGGTGACAACGCCCGCGACGTCACGCTGTACGTCCACCACGGCGAGCTCGACATCCTCGACGGCGAGGTGCCGGAGGACCCGACGCTGAAGCTCACGGCCAAGACCGAGGACTGGGTCGCCATCGAGAACGGCGAGCTCAACCCGATGATGGCCATGATGCAGGGGAAGGTCAAGATGAAGGGCTCGGTCCCGTTCGCGACCAAGTTCATGGGCCTCTTCGGCTACGGCGGCTGA
- a CDS encoding tetratricopeptide repeat protein — protein MLLALVGLGIGLSGCKAGSPLHSRYNNFRAYYNTFYNAERSLEEGEGALERSAVTIDRNQFVAVFPVTTGAATAGPFQEAIDKSADLLRERPSSKWADDALLVIGKAYFYQRNFAGADQKFRETMAAAEAVGDDRLEDEARFWLGRTYAASNRFDEGVAVLEEGLADEEGDQRWHPQMQLALGELYARAGRWDEAAEELRLGAPEEGDADVAARAYVLLGQVEEQAERWDEAAQAYTEALRRNPAYELGYAARLGRALVIGLQAGRPREGLDIIRAMRSDDKNYDRRGELALVEARLRAADGQADRALGLFRDVLYDETLAGQNVRGQAHYRLAEFYRDALDDYVRASAHFDTAATSLRAPSGDVRPTRGAILDVSGEAQTYRALAETARQIAATDSLLALGDLSEEAFEARIAEIEAQRLRQYREEQRQLQEARTAQEFSGAPGVMGQERGAERGGAAQPTPSADAGFLSYRAPSSIQAGLIAFEQAWGDRPLVPNWRRRAAIQAGDVASARGVIEGEVEGGFGINEGPPPLDLSEVPRTPAKRAELVTEMAGLRYELANAFFLSLGRADTAAALYRTILTDTPDLPVATRARYALAEIERAAGREDAARPLYEAVVAADSSALRRASRLRLGLDEEGGAADTSVASSPAYDAIRQRWRRGDPLGATEAFVALGDADPDAGVAPRAYLAAAIAYAEWAGRDSTALVRPLPDSLVSAVLFSVADSLSTVEMAEAAAAYEAERAAEADSLAAPADSVAAPAAQPDAPLRDGVQPVGLPDDERPVLRPPGDDDEQPIRPIRAEPDDVVDEIPPADDDRPLVRRPESLGGPGARRPTPAPVARATPAAPLEPQGRTALPLVDSTSFTLRHHLRAITSRYAGTPAAVRAAELVAALPALPPFDPSELRPEADSVDAEGLLARALAAPPPPVQADSTVAVDSTAAPDTSAPEPRPVPADDEPVAQVSTTAPAPATVGGLRGEGPLDPSAGGFTWRVRTLSIPGEGEQMVDVLTRAGFKAAILRETGGGAYVIAIGWFEEEVQARAARDALPAWAQLRGEIVALAGYEALPESETSRDDGP, from the coding sequence GTGCTCCTCGCCCTCGTCGGGCTGGGGATCGGTCTATCCGGGTGCAAGGCGGGGTCGCCGCTGCACAGCCGGTACAACAACTTCCGGGCGTACTACAACACGTTCTACAACGCGGAGCGATCGCTGGAGGAGGGGGAGGGCGCCCTGGAGCGCTCGGCGGTCACCATCGACCGGAACCAGTTCGTCGCCGTCTTCCCCGTGACGACCGGCGCGGCCACCGCCGGCCCGTTCCAGGAGGCCATCGACAAGAGCGCCGACCTGCTCCGCGAGCGGCCCAGCTCGAAGTGGGCCGACGACGCGCTCCTCGTCATCGGCAAGGCGTACTTCTACCAGCGCAACTTCGCCGGGGCGGACCAGAAGTTCCGCGAGACGATGGCCGCGGCCGAGGCCGTCGGCGACGACCGGCTGGAGGATGAGGCCCGGTTCTGGCTTGGCCGGACGTACGCGGCCTCGAACCGGTTCGACGAGGGCGTCGCCGTGCTCGAAGAGGGGCTGGCCGACGAGGAGGGCGACCAGCGGTGGCACCCGCAGATGCAGCTCGCGCTCGGCGAGCTCTACGCCCGCGCCGGTCGGTGGGACGAGGCGGCCGAGGAGCTCCGCCTCGGCGCGCCCGAGGAAGGGGACGCCGACGTCGCCGCGCGGGCCTACGTGCTGCTCGGGCAGGTCGAAGAGCAGGCGGAGCGGTGGGACGAGGCGGCCCAGGCGTACACCGAGGCGCTCCGCCGCAACCCCGCCTACGAGCTGGGCTACGCGGCCCGCCTCGGCCGCGCGCTCGTCATTGGGCTCCAAGCCGGCCGACCCCGGGAGGGGCTGGACATCATCCGCGCGATGCGGTCCGACGACAAGAACTACGACCGGCGCGGCGAGCTGGCGCTCGTCGAGGCCCGCCTCCGCGCCGCCGACGGGCAGGCCGACCGCGCGCTCGGCCTCTTCCGCGACGTCCTCTACGACGAGACGCTCGCGGGTCAGAACGTGCGCGGGCAGGCCCACTACCGCCTCGCCGAGTTCTACCGCGACGCGCTCGACGACTACGTCCGCGCCTCGGCCCACTTCGACACGGCCGCCACGTCCCTCCGCGCGCCCTCCGGCGACGTCCGGCCGACGCGGGGCGCGATCCTCGACGTGTCGGGCGAGGCGCAGACGTACCGGGCGCTGGCCGAGACGGCCCGCCAGATCGCGGCGACCGACTCGCTCCTTGCCTTGGGAGACCTCTCCGAAGAGGCGTTCGAGGCGCGGATCGCAGAGATCGAGGCCCAGCGGCTTCGCCAGTACCGCGAGGAGCAGCGTCAGCTCCAAGAGGCTCGGACGGCCCAAGAGTTCAGCGGTGCCCCGGGCGTGATGGGTCAAGAGCGCGGGGCGGAGCGGGGCGGCGCCGCGCAGCCGACGCCGTCGGCCGACGCGGGCTTCCTTTCGTACCGTGCCCCGTCGTCGATCCAGGCCGGGCTCATCGCGTTCGAGCAGGCGTGGGGCGACCGACCGCTCGTGCCCAACTGGCGCCGCCGCGCGGCCATCCAGGCGGGCGACGTGGCCTCGGCACGCGGCGTGATCGAGGGCGAAGTCGAGGGTGGGTTCGGCATCAACGAGGGGCCGCCGCCGCTCGACCTCAGCGAGGTCCCCCGGACGCCGGCCAAGCGCGCCGAACTGGTGACGGAGATGGCCGGTCTCCGCTACGAGCTCGCCAACGCGTTCTTCCTCTCGCTCGGGCGCGCCGACACGGCCGCCGCGCTCTACCGCACGATCCTCACCGACACGCCGGACCTGCCGGTCGCCACCCGGGCCCGCTACGCGCTGGCCGAGATCGAGCGGGCGGCGGGCCGGGAGGACGCCGCGCGGCCGCTGTACGAGGCCGTCGTCGCCGCCGACTCGTCGGCCCTCCGGCGGGCGTCGCGCCTCCGCCTCGGTCTCGACGAGGAGGGGGGGGCGGCCGACACGAGCGTCGCGTCGTCGCCGGCCTACGACGCGATTCGCCAGCGATGGCGCCGGGGCGATCCGCTCGGCGCGACCGAGGCGTTCGTGGCCCTCGGCGACGCGGACCCCGATGCCGGCGTCGCACCGCGGGCCTACCTCGCGGCCGCCATCGCGTACGCAGAGTGGGCCGGTCGGGACTCGACGGCCCTGGTTCGACCGCTGCCCGACAGCCTGGTCTCGGCCGTCCTCTTCTCCGTCGCCGACTCGCTGTCGACGGTGGAGATGGCCGAGGCCGCGGCGGCCTACGAGGCCGAGCGCGCCGCCGAGGCGGACTCGCTCGCGGCCCCGGCCGATTCCGTCGCCGCTCCGGCCGCCCAGCCCGACGCGCCCCTGCGAGACGGCGTGCAGCCCGTGGGCCTCCCGGACGACGAGCGGCCGGTCCTCCGTCCCCCTGGAGACGACGACGAGCAGCCGATCCGGCCGATTCGCGCCGAGCCCGATGACGTGGTCGACGAGATTCCCCCGGCTGACGACGACCGGCCTCTCGTGCGCCGTCCTGAGAGCCTCGGTGGTCCCGGCGCGCGTCGTCCGACCCCGGCCCCGGTCGCGCGCGCCACACCGGCCGCTCCGCTCGAGCCGCAGGGTCGGACCGCGCTCCCCCTCGTCGACTCGACATCGTTCACTCTGCGACACCACCTCCGGGCGATCACGTCCCGGTACGCTGGGACGCCGGCTGCCGTGCGGGCGGCTGAGCTCGTCGCCGCGCTCCCCGCGCTGCCGCCGTTCGACCCGTCCGAGCTTCGTCCCGAGGCCGACTCGGTCGATGCGGAGGGGCTCCTCGCTCGGGCTCTCGCTGCGCCACCGCCGCCGGTGCAGGCGGACTCGACGGTCGCCGTGGACTCGACGGCGGCCCCCGACACGTCCGCGCCGGAGCCCAGGCCCGTGCCAGCCGATGACGAACCCGTGGCCCAGGTCTCGACCACCGCCCCGGCGCCCGCCACCGTCGGCGGACTTCGCGGCGAGGGCCCGCTCGATCCGAGCGCCGGTGGGTTCACGTGGCGCGTCCGGACACTCTCGATACCGGGTGAAGGCGAGCAGATGGTCGACGTGCTCACGCGCGCCGGTTTCAAAGCAGCGATCCTCCGAGAGACGGGCGGCGGGGCGTACGTCATCGCCATCGGTTGGTTCGAGGAGGAGGTGCAGGCCCGAGCCGCCCGCGACGCGCTGCCGGCCTGGGCTCAGCTTCGAGGCGAGATCGTTGCGCTCGCGGGCTATGAAGCTCTCCCGGAGTCCGAAACGTCGCGAGACGACGGGCCGTAA
- the ftsH gene encoding ATP-dependent zinc metalloprotease FtsH → MASPPRSPQNPRDGQSDRNGGGGGKRPRLSLGTFYLFVLIALLLLAVQTFVAGGGGSSEVEYSTFLEQIEDGYVQSFEVQDRVDIRGTYTQEAVDEGAVEVAQPEPSFGRQPDADAGRRFRTTKPDDHDLTDYVQGINEQRTAAGQDPVGFEADYTSSMWSGLLSWVILFGFLALFWIFVLRRMGGPGQQVLNIGKNKATLFDQTEGAPITFEDVAGLDEAKEEVEEVVQFLKDPQRFTKLGGKLPKGVLLVGPPGTGKTLLAKAVAGEAGVPFFSLSGSDFVEMFVGVGAARVRDLFKQAKEKAPCIIFIDEIDAVGRSRGRGAIMGGNDERENTLNQLLVEMDGFNTDKGVILMAATNRPDTLDSALLRPGRFDRQILIDRPDRRERAAIFRVHTENLTLSPDLDVELLAGQTPGFAGAEIANVCNEAALLAARDGKDAVEMIDFERAIDRVIGGLEKKNKLISPDEKKIVAYHEAGHAVAGWFREYTDPVVKVSIVPRGMAALGYAQSLPEERYLYTKEALVDRMVMTMGGRVAEEIIFGQITTGAQNDLEKITKMAYAMVVDYGMSEEIGYVSFNLSGQQDQPMFDKPFSDDLARRIDGEVKRIIDDVRAQTRVLLEERGDELETLAQALLEKEVLNENDLKEVLGERPYKRVTHDPGVDAEGEPVNLPPGPAAAGDGQASTEPTPIDDPDALPDPGSVGP, encoded by the coding sequence ATGGCTTCCCCCCCGCGATCCCCCCAAAACCCCCGCGACGGCCAGTCCGACCGGAACGGGGGCGGTGGTGGCAAGCGTCCCCGGCTCTCCCTCGGGACGTTCTACCTGTTCGTCCTGATCGCCCTGCTCCTGCTCGCCGTGCAGACGTTCGTCGCCGGCGGCGGCGGGTCGTCGGAGGTCGAGTACTCGACGTTCCTCGAGCAGATCGAGGACGGGTACGTCCAGTCGTTCGAGGTCCAGGACCGCGTCGACATCCGGGGCACGTACACCCAGGAGGCCGTCGACGAGGGGGCCGTCGAGGTCGCCCAGCCCGAGCCGTCGTTCGGCCGCCAGCCGGACGCCGACGCCGGCCGCCGCTTCCGCACCACGAAACCCGACGACCACGACCTCACCGATTACGTCCAGGGCATCAACGAGCAGCGAACGGCGGCGGGCCAGGATCCGGTCGGGTTCGAGGCCGACTACACGTCGAGCATGTGGAGCGGCCTGCTCTCGTGGGTCATCCTGTTCGGCTTCCTCGCGCTGTTCTGGATCTTCGTGCTCCGCCGGATGGGCGGGCCGGGGCAGCAGGTCCTCAACATTGGCAAGAACAAGGCGACGCTCTTCGACCAGACCGAGGGCGCCCCCATCACGTTCGAGGACGTGGCCGGCCTCGACGAGGCCAAGGAGGAGGTCGAGGAGGTCGTCCAGTTCCTCAAGGACCCGCAGCGGTTCACGAAGCTCGGCGGCAAGCTCCCCAAGGGCGTCCTCCTCGTCGGCCCTCCGGGCACGGGCAAGACGCTCCTCGCGAAGGCCGTGGCCGGCGAGGCCGGCGTCCCGTTCTTCAGCCTCTCCGGCTCCGACTTCGTCGAGATGTTCGTCGGCGTCGGCGCGGCCCGCGTGCGCGACCTGTTCAAGCAGGCCAAGGAGAAGGCGCCGTGCATCATCTTTATCGACGAGATCGACGCCGTGGGCCGGTCCCGCGGGCGCGGCGCCATCATGGGCGGCAACGACGAGCGGGAGAACACGCTCAACCAGCTGCTCGTCGAGATGGACGGGTTCAACACGGACAAGGGCGTGATCCTGATGGCGGCCACGAACCGCCCCGACACGCTCGACTCGGCGCTCCTCCGCCCGGGCCGGTTCGACCGCCAGATCCTCATCGACCGGCCGGACCGCCGCGAGCGCGCGGCCATCTTCCGCGTCCACACCGAGAACCTCACGCTCTCGCCGGACCTCGACGTCGAGCTCCTGGCGGGCCAGACCCCGGGCTTCGCGGGCGCCGAGATCGCCAACGTCTGCAACGAGGCGGCCCTGCTGGCGGCCCGCGACGGCAAGGACGCCGTCGAGATGATCGACTTCGAGCGGGCAATCGACCGCGTGATCGGCGGGCTCGAGAAGAAGAACAAGCTCATCAGCCCCGACGAGAAGAAGATCGTCGCGTACCACGAGGCCGGCCACGCCGTGGCCGGGTGGTTCCGCGAGTACACCGACCCCGTCGTCAAGGTGTCGATCGTCCCCCGTGGGATGGCCGCGCTCGGCTACGCCCAGTCGCTCCCGGAGGAGCGCTACCTCTACACGAAGGAGGCGCTGGTCGACCGGATGGTCATGACGATGGGCGGGCGCGTGGCCGAGGAGATCATCTTCGGCCAGATCACGACGGGCGCGCAGAACGACCTGGAGAAGATCACGAAGATGGCCTACGCGATGGTCGTGGACTATGGGATGAGCGAGGAGATCGGCTACGTCTCGTTCAACCTGTCCGGGCAGCAGGACCAGCCGATGTTCGACAAGCCGTTCTCCGACGACCTCGCCCGGCGGATCGACGGCGAGGTCAAGCGGATCATCGACGACGTCCGGGCGCAGACGCGCGTTCTTTTGGAGGAGCGGGGCGACGAACTCGAGACCCTGGCTCAGGCACTCCTGGAGAAGGAGGTGCTCAACGAGAACGACCTCAAGGAGGTGCTCGGCGAGCGGCCCTACAAGCGCGTCACGCACGACCCCGGCGTCGACGCCGAGGGCGAGCCGGTCAACCTGCCCCCGGGTCCCGCGGCGGCCGGCGACGGCCAAGCCTCAACCGAGCCGACGCCGATCGACGATCCTGACGCGCTCCCCGACCCCGGCTCAGTCGGTCCCTGA
- the rpsL gene encoding 30S ribosomal protein S12, whose product MPTINQLVRKGRTPKRKTSKSAALQGNPQRRGVCTRVYTTTPKKPNSALRKVAKVRLTNGYEVIAYIPGEGHNLQEHSIVLVRGGRVKDLPGVKYHIVRGALDTAGVADRRQSRSKYGAKKPKG is encoded by the coding sequence GTGCCTACGATCAACCAGCTCGTCCGCAAGGGCCGCACGCCGAAGCGCAAGACGTCGAAGTCGGCCGCGCTCCAGGGCAACCCGCAGCGCCGCGGCGTCTGCACCCGCGTCTACACGACGACGCCGAAGAAGCCGAACTCGGCCCTCCGGAAGGTGGCCAAGGTCCGCCTGACGAACGGCTACGAGGTCATCGCCTACATCCCGGGCGAGGGCCACAACCTCCAGGAGCACTCGATCGTGCTCGTCCGTGGCGGCCGCGTCAAGGACCTCCCGGGCGTGAAGTACCACATCGTTCGTGGCGCGCTCGACACGGCCGGCGTCGCCGACCGTCGCCAGAGCCGCTCGAAGTACGGCGCCAAGAAGCCGAAGGGCTGA
- the rpsG gene encoding 30S ribosomal protein S7 has translation MRRKQADKRIPTPDPIYGDVTVAKFIAAVMRDGKKSVAQGLVYGAFDLIEDRTGEPGVEVFRQALTNAAPLVEVRSRRVGGATYQVPIEVRPERRTSLAFRWLLQYAKARGDKSMANRLAAELIAASRGEGGAVKKKDDTHRMAEANKAFAHFARF, from the coding sequence ATGCGCAGGAAGCAAGCAGACAAGCGGATCCCCACCCCGGACCCGATCTACGGTGACGTCACCGTCGCCAAGTTCATCGCCGCCGTCATGCGCGACGGCAAGAAGTCCGTGGCCCAGGGCCTCGTCTACGGCGCCTTCGACCTCATCGAGGACCGGACCGGCGAGCCCGGCGTCGAGGTGTTCCGCCAGGCGCTCACGAACGCGGCCCCGCTCGTCGAGGTCCGCAGCCGCCGCGTCGGCGGCGCGACCTACCAGGTCCCGATCGAGGTCCGCCCCGAGCGGCGGACGTCGCTCGCCTTCCGCTGGCTCCTCCAGTACGCCAAGGCTCGCGGCGACAAATCGATGGCCAACCGGCTCGCGGCCGAGCTCATCGCCGCCAGCCGCGGCGAGGGCGGTGCCGTCAAGAAGAAGGACGACACGCACCGGATGGCCGAGGCCAACAAGGCGTTCGCCCACTTCGCCCGCTTCTAA
- the fusA gene encoding elongation factor G gives MADLTGKTFSLENTRNIGISAHIDAGKTTTTERILYYTGRTHRIGEVHEGGATMDWMEQEKERGITITSAATTAEWKDHRINIIDTPGHVDFTVEVERALRVLDGAVALFCAVGGVEPQSETVWRQMDKYNVPRIAFVNKMDRTGADFQNAVAMMKDRLGANAVPVQIPIGDGDMFRGVIDLIENKAIVWDDTTQGATWDEIDIPEDLKPTAKKARINLLEAVAEHNDDLLMMYLEGETLPVEDVKATVREATIAMHITPVFCGSAFKNKGVQRLLDGVLDYLPSPLDVPPIEGHKPRTEDMVTRVPDPDGPFAAIAFKIATDPYVGRLTFARVYSGTLNKGDSIINANTEKKERAGRLLFMHANTREDIDQVKAGDICAIVGLKDTKTGDTLCDPDSPVVLESMDFPEPVIKIAIEPKTKADIDKLGTGLQKLAEEDPTFKVSTDDETGQTLIAGMGELHLEIIVDRLKREFKVEANVGEPQVSYREAIRSSIDHKYTHKKQSGGRGQFAHVEIEFSPAEPGTEGLEFIDEIKGGSIPREFISSVQKGIESALDQGPLAGFPMEAIKARLYDGKFHNVDSDQLSFEIAGRMALREAARRANPVIMEPIMHVEVITPEEYMGDVIGDLSSRRGRIEGMGQRGDAQVVNAFVPLSEMFGYSTDLRSNTQGRAIYSMQFDHYEEVPTSIAEEISAAGKAAA, from the coding sequence ATGGCCGACCTCACCGGCAAGACTTTCTCGCTCGAGAACACCCGGAACATCGGGATCTCTGCCCACATCGACGCGGGCAAGACCACGACCACCGAGCGCATCCTGTACTACACCGGCCGGACGCACCGGATCGGTGAGGTCCACGAGGGCGGCGCCACGATGGACTGGATGGAGCAGGAGAAGGAGCGCGGCATCACCATCACCTCGGCCGCCACGACGGCCGAGTGGAAGGACCACCGCATCAACATCATCGACACGCCCGGCCACGTCGACTTCACGGTCGAGGTCGAGCGTGCGCTTCGCGTCCTCGATGGCGCGGTCGCCCTGTTCTGCGCCGTCGGCGGCGTCGAGCCCCAGTCCGAGACGGTCTGGCGGCAGATGGACAAGTACAACGTCCCCCGCATCGCGTTCGTCAACAAGATGGACCGGACGGGCGCCGACTTCCAGAACGCCGTCGCGATGATGAAGGACCGGCTCGGCGCCAACGCCGTGCCCGTCCAGATCCCGATCGGCGACGGCGACATGTTCCGGGGGGTCATCGACCTCATCGAGAACAAGGCCATCGTCTGGGACGACACGACGCAGGGCGCGACCTGGGACGAGATCGACATCCCGGAGGACCTCAAGCCGACGGCCAAGAAGGCCCGGATCAACCTCCTCGAGGCCGTCGCCGAGCACAACGACGACCTCCTCATGATGTACCTCGAGGGCGAGACGCTCCCCGTCGAGGACGTCAAGGCGACCGTCCGCGAGGCGACCATCGCCATGCACATCACGCCGGTCTTCTGCGGCTCGGCGTTCAAGAACAAGGGCGTCCAGCGGCTCCTCGACGGCGTCCTCGACTACCTCCCGAGCCCGCTCGACGTCCCGCCGATCGAGGGCCACAAGCCCCGGACGGAGGACATGGTCACGCGCGTCCCGGACCCCGACGGCCCGTTCGCGGCCATCGCCTTCAAGATCGCGACCGACCCCTACGTTGGCCGCCTGACGTTCGCGCGGGTCTACTCGGGCACGCTCAACAAGGGCGACTCGATCATCAACGCCAACACCGAGAAGAAGGAGCGGGCCGGTCGCCTCCTGTTCATGCACGCGAACACGCGTGAGGACATCGACCAGGTCAAGGCCGGCGACATCTGCGCCATCGTCGGGCTGAAGGACACGAAGACCGGCGACACGCTGTGCGACCCCGACTCCCCGGTCGTCCTCGAGTCGATGGACTTCCCGGAGCCCGTCATCAAGATCGCCATCGAGCCGAAGACGAAGGCCGACATCGACAAGCTCGGGACCGGCCTCCAGAAGCTCGCCGAGGAGGACCCGACCTTCAAGGTGTCGACGGACGACGAGACCGGCCAGACCCTCATCGCGGGGATGGGCGAGCTCCACCTCGAGATCATCGTGGACCGCCTCAAGCGCGAGTTCAAGGTCGAGGCCAACGTCGGCGAGCCCCAGGTCTCGTACCGCGAGGCGATCCGGTCGAGCATCGACCACAAGTACACGCATAAGAAGCAGTCGGGTGGCCGCGGCCAGTTCGCCCACGTCGAGATCGAGTTCTCGCCGGCCGAGCCGGGCACCGAGGGCCTCGAGTTCATCGACGAGATCAAGGGCGGGTCGATCCCGCGCGAGTTCATCTCGTCGGTCCAGAAGGGGATCGAGAGCGCGCTCGATCAGGGCCCGCTCGCCGGCTTCCCGATGGAGGCCATCAAGGCCCGGCTCTATGACGGCAAGTTCCACAACGTCGACTCCGACCAGCTCTCGTTCGAGATCGCCGGCCGGATGGCGCTCCGCGAGGCCGCGCGCCGCGCGAACCCCGTCATCATGGAGCCGATCATGCACGTCGAGGTCATCACGCCCGAGGAGTACATGGGCGACGTGATCGGTGACCTCTCCTCGCGGCGCGGCCGGATCGAGGGGATGGGCCAGCGCGGCGACGCCCAGGTCGTCAACGCGTTCGTCCCGCTCTCCGAGATGTTCGGCTACTCGACCGACCTCCGCTCGAACACGCAGGGCCGGGCCATCTACTCGATGCAGTTCGACCACTACGAGGAGGTCCCGACCTCCATCGCGGAGGAGATCTCGGCGGCCGGCAAGGCCGCCGCATAG